One genomic window of Kosmotoga olearia TBF 19.5.1 includes the following:
- a CDS encoding S1 RNA-binding domain-containing protein, producing MKVGNIVQGKVTAVRKYGAFVTLEGGEEGFIHISKVSKGYVKNIDDYLKVGQEITAKVLGTTKDGKWELSIKDAGGNQGEEQATSQDFERKLARFMRDSSQKLSAYRRRLDKKRGVKKR from the coding sequence GTGAAAGTTGGTAACATTGTTCAGGGCAAAGTTACCGCAGTTAGGAAGTACGGAGCTTTTGTTACTCTTGAAGGCGGAGAAGAAGGATTCATTCACATTTCCAAGGTTTCGAAGGGTTATGTAAAGAATATCGATGATTACCTGAAAGTTGGACAGGAGATCACAGCGAAGGTTCTTGGTACAACTAAGGACGGAAAATGGGAATTGTCCATCAAAGACGCCGGAGGAAATCAGGGGGAGGAACAGGCTACAAGTCAGGATTTCGAGAGAAAACTTGCCCGTTTCATGCGTGATAGCTCTCAAAAGCTTTCGGCGTACCGCAGGAGACTCGATAAAAAAAGAGGGGTCAAGAAAAGATAA
- the rpmE gene encoding 50S ribosomal protein L31, with product MKKGIHPELKLITVKCTCGAEHKFWTMKEDIKIDLCSNCHPFYKGDTGSLIVDTEGRVQKFRNKYGDNY from the coding sequence ATGAAAAAAGGCATCCATCCCGAGCTAAAGCTGATCACCGTAAAGTGTACATGCGGGGCGGAGCACAAGTTCTGGACGATGAAAGAGGATATTAAGATCGATCTTTGCTCCAATTGCCACCCATTCTACAAAGGCGATACTGGGTCGTTGATCGTCGATACTGAAGGAAGAGTACAGAAATTCAGAAACAAGTACGGCGACAATTACTGA